In Pseudorca crassidens isolate mPseCra1 chromosome 16, mPseCra1.hap1, whole genome shotgun sequence, one DNA window encodes the following:
- the VSIR gene encoding V-type immunoglobulin domain-containing suppressor of T-cell activation: MGVPPVPEAGSWRRGPVLLAFFLAASRGLVAAFKVATPYSLYVCPEGQNVTLTCRLLGPLAKGHDVTFYKTWYRSSRGEVQACSERRPIRNLTFQDLHLHHGGHQANSSQDLAQRHGLESASDHHGNFTITMRNLTLLDGGLYCCLVVEIRHRHSEQRLYGAMELQVQRGEEAPSKCTVYPPSSKESESITAAALATSACIVGILCLPLILLLVYKQRQVASNRRAQELVRMDSNNTQGIENPGFETSPPSHGMPETKPRQPLTYMARRQPSESGRHLLSEPNTPLSPPGPGDVFFPSLDPVPDSPNSEAI, encoded by the exons GTCTGGTGGCAGCATTCAAGGTCGCCACGCCGTATTCCCTGTATGTGTGTCCCGAGGGACAGAACGTCACTCTCACCTGCAGACTCTTGGGCCCCCTGGCCAAAGGGCACGACGTGACCTTCTACAAGACCTGGTACCGCAGCTCACGAGGTGAGGTGCAGGCCTGCTCGGAGCGCCGGCCCATCCGCAACCTCACGTTCCAGGACCTTCACCTGCACCACGGCGGCCACCAGGCCAACTCCAGCCAGGATCTGGCCCAGCGCCATGGGCTGGAGTCAGCCTCTGACCACCATGGCAACTTCACCATCACCATGCGCAACCTGACCCTGCTGGACGGCGGCCTCTACTGCTGCCTGGTGGTGGAGATCAGGCACCGCCACTCGGAGCAGCGGCTCTACGGAGCCATGGAACTGCAGGTGCAGAGAG GCGAAGAAGCACCATCCAAGTGCACTGTGTACCCGCCCTCCTCCAAGGAGAGTGAAA GCATCACGGCTGCTGCCCTGGCTACGAGCGCCTGCATCGTGGGCATCCTCTGCCTCCCCCTCATCCTGCTCCTGGTCTACAAGCAAAGGCAGGTGGCCTCCAACCGCC GTGCCCAGGAGCTGGTGCGGATGGACAG CAACAACACTCAAGGAATCGAAAACCCCGGCTTTGAGACCTCTCCACCTTCCCATGGGATGCCAGAGACCAAGCCCAGGCAACCCCTGACGTACATGGCCCGGAGGCAGCCTTCTGAGTCTGGGCGGCATCTGCTCTCTGAGCCCAACACTCCTCTGTCTCCACCAGGCCCCGGGGATGTCTTCTTCCCCTCCCTAG ACCCTGTCCCTGACTCTCCAAACTCTGAGGCCATCTAG